The following is a genomic window from Bacteroidia bacterium.
ATTGTGAAATTCATCCATACAACCATTTTCCTGAGCCGGGTCCGGAGGTTAAAGGAATCATTCTTTCAGGTAGTCCTTATTCGGTTAGGCAGGCCGATTCTCCAAGGGTAGATTTAGATAAGTTGAGAGGCCGTTTTCCGATTTTAGGAGTTTGTTATGGGGCTCAACTACTTTCCTATGTTTATGGGGGAGAGGTGATGGCTGCGGAAACCAGGGAATATGGAAGAGCTAACTTATCAATGGCATTGTCAAGCGATCGATTGTTTAATGGATTAAATGCCGGTTCCCAAGTTTGGATGAGTCATGCCGATACTATTATGAGTTTGCCATCCAATGCCTATTTCATCGCCAGTACAAGAGATGTTCGTGTGGCTGGATTTAAGTTTCAGGATGAAGAAACATACGGCATTCAATTTCACCCGGAGGTTACACATAGTACAGATGGGAAGAATTTGCTAAAGAATTTTGTTGTGGATATTTGTGGGTGCAAACAGTATTGGACTTCTGAATCGTTTATTAGCTTGACCGTAAATGAGTTAAGAGAGAAAATTGGGAACGATAAGGTTGTTTTAGGCTTGTCGGGTGGGGTTGATAGTACCGTAGCTGCAACCTTGTTGAACAAGGCAATTGGTGAAAATTTGCATTGTATTTTTGTAGATAATGGTTTGCTCAGGAAGAACGAGTTTGAGCAAGTCTTGGATCAATATAAGCATTTGAATTTAAATGTAAAAGGGGTTGATGCCAAGGATAGATTTTACAAGGAGTTAGCAGGAGTTAGCGATCCGGAGCAAAAGAGGAAAATCATTGGTAGAGTATTTATTGAGGTGTTCGATGAGGAGGCACATCAAATTCAAGATGTGAAATGGTTGGGACAGGGTACCATTTATCCGGATGTAATTGAATCAGTTTCGGTGAAGGGTCCTTCAGCTACCATTAAATCCCACCACAACGTTGGCGGACTTCCGGATTTTATGAAATTAAAAGTGGTGGAGCCTTTGCGCAGTTTGTTTAAAGATGAAGTAAGAAGGGTTGGACGAAGTTTAGGTTTGCATGAGGATTTATTGGGACGTCATCCTTTTCCTGGTCCGGGCTTAGCTATTCGGATTTTAGGTGATATTACACCGGAGAAAGTAAGGATACTACAAGAAGTTGATTCCATCTTTATTAATGGTTTAAAAGAACATGGATTGTATGATTCGGTTTGGCAGGCAGGATCCATTTTCTTGCCGGTAAATTCGGTTGGTGTTATGGGAGATGAAAGAACCTACGAGAACGCTGTTTGTCTTCGTGCTGTAAGTTCGGTGGATGGAATGACTGCTGATTGGGTTCATTTACCCTATGAGTTTTTGGCCAAAATGTCGAATGAAATAATTAACAAAGTAAAAGGTATAAACCGGGTTGTTTATGATATTAGCAGTAAACCACCGGCAACCATAGAATGGGAATAAGATGCTTACTACATTTGAATTTCTAAAGTTTAATGATCTAAGCAATACTCAGCTTTATGAATTGTTAAAGTTGCGCATAGAAGTGTTTGTAGTAGAACAAAATTGTCCCTATCAGGATTTGGATGGTAAGGACTTGAAAGAGGATACAGTTCATGTGTTAGGTTATGATGAGGAAGGGGAATTAGTAGCCTATTGTCGTATTTTAGCTCCTGGAGTTTCTTATCCTCATGCTGCTTCCATAGGTAGGGTTATTACTTCGGCAAAAGGCAGAGGTAAAGGAGTAGGCAGGGAGTTAATGAAGCAAGCGGTTCAATATTCTGAGTCTATTAAGCGCTATACATTATTGACTATTTCTGCTCAAAGTCATTTACAAGCTTTTTATGAAGAAATAGGCTTTCGAAGAACGGCAAAGAAGGAATATTTGGAAGATAATATTCCACATAGGGAAATGGAAAGAAAGTCCTAAACCTTTGGTAATGGAGGGTTTATGCCATGTACTTTGATTCGAAATTATTTCGGATTTTTTTCGTTTAGGAATTGTTCAATGCACTACTTTCGTTCAGATTTTCGAATGAGGAAATTTAGTCCCTTTTTTGCCCTTGTTTTGTGCTTTATTCTATCTGCACAAACTGCCTTTTCCCAAGTTTCTGAAGTGAAAAAATCAACAGAAATTCAGTTGGTTAATGGGAAAAAATATTTCATTCATAAAGTAGAAGAAAAGCAAACTTTGTTTGGCATAGCCAAGGCCTATGGTACCACCGTAAGTGAAGTTGCTTTTGAAAATCCGGAGGTGGTTGATGGAGGCGTAAAAGTTGGGCAACTGTTAAAAATACCGGTAGAACCTAGTTTAAAGCCATCTACGCCCGTTGCCCAGACTCCTGGTTCCGGATCGGAAGGTGTTGGAAGTCATACCGTTGTTCAAGGGGAGACTTTGTATAGTATCTCCAAACAATATGGAACAACCATTGAACTGCTCAAAGCTTTAAATCCTGAATTAGAATCCGGACTGAAGCTAGGACAAGTGATTAAAATTCCAACAGAAGAAAAGGCTGTTGGTTCCAATGGAATGGTACCGGTAGCTCCTTCTCAGCCTATTACAACTAGCCGAATTGATAAGCAAGATTTAAGTGCTCCTAGTGTAAATTTCGTTTCGTTATTACTTCCATTTTATTTGAAAGATTATGTATTTTCAGATACCATTCCATTTAAAGTTGGGGCTAATTCCGTAAACGCTCTTGATTTTTATCAAGGTGCTATGTTGGCCATTGATAGTTTAAAAGGTCGTGGTTTACATTACCACGTTTCTGTATTTGATGTGGTTTCAGATTCGGTTCAAACCAAGCAAATTTTGAAACGGAAGGAAGTCCAGCAGTCTCACTTAATTATTGGCCCTTTTTATAATTCAACCTTCGAAACCGTTGCAAAATTTGCCAAAGAGCAAAAGATACCATTGGTTTCCCCAATGATTCAAAATAGTAAAATTCTGAATGGAAACCCATTGGTTAGTAAGGTTGTTCCTAATAATTCCAGTCAAATGGAATCTATGGCCGATTACCTTTCCAAGAACTACAAAGATGCTAATTTGATATTGGTTCACAATGATCATCAAACCGATTTGAATTTGATGAATGCCTTCAAAAATAAAATGAAATTGCTACTTCCAGAAAAGAATGGATGGATGAAGGAGGTAAATTATAAATCATCAGGTTTTACTGGTATTTCCAATGTATTACTTGGTGGAAATAAGCAAAATGTGGTGGTGGTCTTTTCTTCAGATCAGGTACTTGTAAGTCAATTATTACCCAAACTGGATGGAAAAAGGGATGATTATAAACTAGTGGTTTGCGGACAGGCTATTTGGAAGAATTTCGACAACATTGAAGCGGATTTGTTTAGTAAATTAAATGTTCATTTACCACTCAATTATTTTGTTGATTACCAGGATTTAGCTGTTAAGCGATTTATATATAAATTCAGGGAAAAATATCAGTCAGAGCCAAGCCAAATGGCCTTTTTGGGTTATGATATTACGTATTATTACCTTAATGCTCTTAACAATAGAGGCCAAAATTTCCATACAACACTTTGGCAAATTCCAGGTTCAGGAATGAGCACCGGATTTGATTTCTTCAGAGATTCTTCGGAAAAGGGATTTGAAAACAAGGCATGTTCCATCGTAAAATTTGATAATAACCAATTGGTTAAAGTCAAATAATCAATGTAACTTATAGATTCCAATACTAAGGCGCCAAAAATACTCCTATCGGGCTAGGAAGTATTGGCAATTTGTCTTCAAATGGTTTTGGCATTTTTCGGGAATTAAAAAAAGGAAAAGTAAAGATAGCAATTTTGAATTAGAAAACCTAGAAGGTATCTTAATAAAAATTCCGCTAAAATTTCAGTTCTAAAATTCTTTTGATTCCATTGAGCTTAAAACCTGCAGGCAAATTTCCAAGTCCTGATCGTCCAAATCCAAATGTGTTATCATTCGAATTGTATGCGGTCCAAATTGGATAGCTCGAATTCCTTTCTCTTTCAAAAGGTCGAGAAATTTGGTTGTGGAATGTACCGGGTTTAAATCAAATATTACAATGTTTGTTTCTGCAGGAAGAACCTTGTTTACAAAGGATAATCCTTTAAGGTGTTTAGCTAGTGATTGTGCTTTTTGATGGTCCTGGTATAATCTGTCCAAATGATTGTCTAATGCAAAAATACCGGCTTGAGCCAGGTATCCGGCCTGCCTCATTCCGCCACCCCATCTTTTTCTGACTCTACGCGATTCTTTAATAAAGCTTGTACTTCCGAGGAGGACGGATCCTACCGGTGCACCTAACCCTTTGGAAAGGCAAATAGAAATACTATCAAACATCCCGGAGTAATCCAAGCTGGTTTTGTTTTGAACAAGCATGGCATTAAATAGTCTGGCTCCATCCAAATGGAATTTCAATCCTTTCTCCTTGGCCAGTGCACTAAGTTTTTCTATTTCGGTCCATTCATAGACACTTCCTCCTGCTTTATTGCAAGTGTTTTCAATACTGATAATGCTTGATCTGGTTAGCCAATCATAATCTGCCTGAATGGCTACCTTTACTTGGTCCGCAGTAATTCGGCCTCGATTTCCTTCAATCAATTTTACCTGTAAACCACTATTGGCTGCTAATCCCCCGGATTCATACTGGTAAATATGCGATTGGTGGTCACATAGTACTTCATCTCCCGGCTTTCCATGCACATGCAAAGCAATTTGGTTGCTCATTGTTCCGGAAGGAACAAATAATCCGGCTTCCATTCCAAATAAGTCAGCAACTTTCCTTTCTAACCGGTTTACCGTTGGGTCTTCTCCAAAAACATCATCGCCAACTTCGGCACCCATCATGGCCTCTAACATGGCCTTACTAGGTTTTGTAACGGTATCAGAACGTAAGTCAATTTGCTTCATTTTTTCAATTTTAAACCTGTACAAATTTGGTGATAAATACCAATCGAACTTGATAAAGGAAATAAATTTATTATTTCAGTTTTAAAGTGTCAGGAAAATTGTCTATAATTACACTTCTAAAATAATTCATTTCCTATGTCAAAAACCAGTTCTGACCATTTATTTGAATTGATAAAAGCCTTAAAGAAGCCTGAAAAAAGGTATTTCAAGGTTTATGCTTCCAGGGCACCGGGCGGGGAGTCGAATTTTTACAACCTCTTGTTCGATTCCATCGATAAGCAAAAGGAGTACAATGAACAAGCTTTAGTTAAGCAATTGTCAACGGTTATCGATCCGAAACAATTTGCTATTTCAAAAACAAGGTTGTACGACATGTTGTTGAGGAGTTTGGATGCGTTTCATAGTAATAGCAGTATTGATGCTCAGTTGAAAAAACTCCTGCATGGAGCGGAAATTCTATACAAAAAAACCTTGTATAAGCAGGCAGCTAAATTGCTAAAACAAGCAAAGAAGATGGCTTATGATTATGAAAAACATACTTCTTTGTTGGAGATATTTAAGTGGGAAAAACTCCTAATTGAAAAGGATACCTACGAAGAGGTTGATGATGCTGAGTTGCAGAGAATTTATGAAGAAGATCGATTGATTCTTAAGAAAATAGAACTGCATTCAGAGTTCTGGAATATCAAAAGTAATTTATTCCGAACCCTGAATAAAACCGGCTCAGCAAGGTCGCAAGAGGAATTGGAAAAATTTAGAAACATTATTGCCTCTCGTTTGGAAGGACATGATTCCAAATTCTTTTACTATGAAACCAGGTATTTGTATAACCATATTAACAGCGCCTTTTACTTTAGTATAGGTAACTATAAAGAGAGTTATAAATATCTTACCTCCAACCTTTCTCTAATTGAAGCTAATTTGGAAATGTTTAGCGAGGAACCCAATATTTATTTTTCCCTGCTTACAAACATTGTTTATATCGCTAGTCAATTGAAAATGTACCAGGAAGTGTTTTTCTACTTGGATAAGCTGAGAGAATTACCAAAAGAGTTTGAAAATGCAAGGAATGAGGACCTGGATGTGCGTATGTTTTATTTGCTTTACAGCACCGAATTAACCATTCATTTTATTTTGGGAAATTTTGAAAAGGCTATTGATTCAGTCCCTTTAATTGAGGCAGGATTAAAACTGTATGAGGAAAAGTTGAGTCATGTTAGAAAGGCCTTCCTTTACTATAATGTGTCCATCAATTATTTTGGTGAAGGAAAATACAATGAAGCCCTTCGTTGGATTAATAAATTGTTAGACAATGTAAGTATCGATAAAAGTCAAGCGATTTATTGTTTTGCCGAAATTCTGAATTTGGTAATTCACATTGAATTGGGAAACCAAAGTTTACTCCCTTATCAATTAAAATCAACCCATCGATATTTGAAAACTCGTAACCGTGTTTACAAGTTCGAAACTGTAATGCTAAGGTTTATTAATCGCATCGCTAATGCCTATAAACATGAGCTAGCCGCTGTTTTTTCTAAATTAAGAGATGATTTGTTGGAGTTAAATAATGATCCTTTTGAAAGAACAGCCTTTGAATATTTCGATTTTATTTCCTGGGCTGAAAGCAAGGTGGAAAAGCGCAACTTTAAAGAAATTGTCAAGGAAAAAGTAAAGGATGCCGTCTGAAGAAGCATTATCTTTGCCTCCAAACTATGGATAGCCAAAAATCAGTAGCCTTTTACACCCTTGGTTGTAAATTGAATTTTTCCGAAACATCCACCATTGCCCGACAATTGGTGAATGCCGGCTATTCCAAAGTTGATTTTGAAGAAGCAGCAGATGTTTATGTGATTAATACCTGCAGTGTAACCGATCAGGCAGACAAAAAATGTCGCGACATGGTTAAAAGAGCCCTTCGGAAAAATCCAAATGCTTTTGTTACTGTAA
Proteins encoded in this region:
- the guaA gene encoding glutamine-hydrolyzing GMP synthase; this encodes MQETILILDFGSQYTQLIARRVRELNVYCEIHPYNHFPEPGPEVKGIILSGSPYSVRQADSPRVDLDKLRGRFPILGVCYGAQLLSYVYGGEVMAAETREYGRANLSMALSSDRLFNGLNAGSQVWMSHADTIMSLPSNAYFIASTRDVRVAGFKFQDEETYGIQFHPEVTHSTDGKNLLKNFVVDICGCKQYWTSESFISLTVNELREKIGNDKVVLGLSGGVDSTVAATLLNKAIGENLHCIFVDNGLLRKNEFEQVLDQYKHLNLNVKGVDAKDRFYKELAGVSDPEQKRKIIGRVFIEVFDEEAHQIQDVKWLGQGTIYPDVIESVSVKGPSATIKSHHNVGGLPDFMKLKVVEPLRSLFKDEVRRVGRSLGLHEDLLGRHPFPGPGLAIRILGDITPEKVRILQEVDSIFINGLKEHGLYDSVWQAGSIFLPVNSVGVMGDERTYENAVCLRAVSSVDGMTADWVHLPYEFLAKMSNEIINKVKGINRVVYDISSKPPATIEWE
- a CDS encoding GNAT family N-acetyltransferase, which encodes MLTTFEFLKFNDLSNTQLYELLKLRIEVFVVEQNCPYQDLDGKDLKEDTVHVLGYDEEGELVAYCRILAPGVSYPHAASIGRVITSAKGRGKGVGRELMKQAVQYSESIKRYTLLTISAQSHLQAFYEEIGFRRTAKKEYLEDNIPHREMERKS
- a CDS encoding LysM peptidoglycan-binding domain-containing protein, which encodes MKKSTEIQLVNGKKYFIHKVEEKQTLFGIAKAYGTTVSEVAFENPEVVDGGVKVGQLLKIPVEPSLKPSTPVAQTPGSGSEGVGSHTVVQGETLYSISKQYGTTIELLKALNPELESGLKLGQVIKIPTEEKAVGSNGMVPVAPSQPITTSRIDKQDLSAPSVNFVSLLLPFYLKDYVFSDTIPFKVGANSVNALDFYQGAMLAIDSLKGRGLHYHVSVFDVVSDSVQTKQILKRKEVQQSHLIIGPFYNSTFETVAKFAKEQKIPLVSPMIQNSKILNGNPLVSKVVPNNSSQMESMADYLSKNYKDANLILVHNDHQTDLNLMNAFKNKMKLLLPEKNGWMKEVNYKSSGFTGISNVLLGGNKQNVVVVFSSDQVLVSQLLPKLDGKRDDYKLVVCGQAIWKNFDNIEADLFSKLNVHLPLNYFVDYQDLAVKRFIYKFREKYQSEPSQMAFLGYDITYYYLNALNNRGQNFHTTLWQIPGSGMSTGFDFFRDSSEKGFENKACSIVKFDNNQLVKVK
- a CDS encoding aminotransferase class V-fold PLP-dependent enzyme; protein product: MKQIDLRSDTVTKPSKAMLEAMMGAEVGDDVFGEDPTVNRLERKVADLFGMEAGLFVPSGTMSNQIALHVHGKPGDEVLCDHQSHIYQYESGGLAANSGLQVKLIEGNRGRITADQVKVAIQADYDWLTRSSIISIENTCNKAGGSVYEWTEIEKLSALAKEKGLKFHLDGARLFNAMLVQNKTSLDYSGMFDSISICLSKGLGAPVGSVLLGSTSFIKESRRVRKRWGGGMRQAGYLAQAGIFALDNHLDRLYQDHQKAQSLAKHLKGLSFVNKVLPAETNIVIFDLNPVHSTTKFLDLLKEKGIRAIQFGPHTIRMITHLDLDDQDLEICLQVLSSMESKEF